The sequence TACAGCAATATATTTGTGTTGTTGACTACGTACCAGTACTACTACTTGTCTACTGTGACCACTACAGTAACAAGAGCTCAAAATGCAATTGCTATATAATGTAAATAGAAAATAAACAGCCTGTAAGAAAGACAATTGCAGTATTTGTGAGTTTTATGATTTACATCATGTCAAACTCATGAGGTGGAACATATCCAAAATTCTGCGACACGTTTTAGTCAATGGTTCTTGAAAACCCTTTTCTAATAGTGTTTTCAATTCCTCCCAGCAGTGTGTAAAGGGTATTCAGGAGGTTGAATTTGTTTGAGGgctttgtgtgtattttgaatGCAAAGTTAGATAATATGGTTTTGACTACAGTGTTTGATTTTGGGTCAAAAGTCAAGGATGTGGCCAAAACTGTGTAGCTTAGTAGGAAGATGGGTGTTTAGAGTTTGGAGAAGACACAGTACACATTCACGAAATGTGTCTTataaattgagaaaaactgttatACAATCAACTGACTGGCAAGTTAAGCGCATTTTATTTACTTCATATCCTAACTATTTTTGGAAAGCTTTAAACTAAGATATGAGAGGTCAGAAACTATTTTTGGAAAGCTTTAAACTAAGATATGAGAGGTCAGAAACTATTTTTGGAAAGCTTTAAACTAAGATATGAAAGGTCGGAAGACGTCACGTGACATAAATGGCTGGTGATGCTGCAGCCCTTCAAAGGCGAGTTCctacccccccactcctcctgaCGAAAAGTTCACGGGCAAGGATGGTGACTTCACCGTGGATGTATATAGTCGCTATCCTGATTTCAGTGTTTATATGATCAGCATCGCGTTCATCAATGAGTTTCATTttaaaaatacatgttttattgAGGACGTTCCTGAGAGGAAAATGTATTTCTCCAGATGTAAAGTAGGATTATTACCTGTGGGAGATGTTTGATTCCATCGAGTGAATTTGGAGCTGTTTGGATTATTTATTTGGGTGCAGTACAAACTACTTGCTGCTCTTTTTGACCAGGAGGGGTAACCTATTATTTGACCACCACTGAAGGAATGATGTCCGAGAGAAGATGTGTAGCAGCCGGAAGATCATCTGGAGTTTGGTGGCGCTCTCGGTTTTGGAGATGGGACTCGGTGCGTCCAGTATTATCCTCGGTGTGGTTGGCATCATCCGAATCCCAAAAGCAACTCAACTGCAGTTGGGAGATGGATCGCCTTTATGGAGTGGAATTTGTGTACGTGAAACAAACTGTTAATTGTTATAATCTTTCAATGTGTTCGGGGATTGATTCAATTCTCCTGTTTTACTACTTGCTTTGCAGTTCCTCGTTTGTGGTCTGTGTGGGGTGTTATGTGCAAAGAAGAGGTCAGGATTGATTGTAAGTAGTTTTAACTTTAGCTAAGGTCGATACTAAAAGTCCACTCAACTCACCCTAAAAAAGGATGCTATACAAGCATTTGTACAACAGAACACCGAAAACATGTAGCAGATAGTTCAATTTTCTCAGTAAAAGGACAAACACcagtctttctttctcacaTGAGGACCTGAAAACGATTTGCTTAATGGTTCTATACAGCATCATTTTTTTAAAGCCTCAACATCATTTCTCCATGTGTGCCTTCCTCCATCTGCCAGATGATCCTGTTCTCAGCCTGCTGCATCTGCGGACTCATCAGTGGGATCCTGAACGTCCAATTTGTGCGAGCTGCGGCCAAACGTCCCGACGCCCTGCCATCGCTGCAGCTGGCATGTGTGGTCCTCGCTTGCCTGGGCATTGGAGGCTGCATCCTGTTCACCTGGCTCACCTGCCGGCTGGCCAGCAGTGAGCAGCAGAGGATGTTTCTGGAGAGGGAAGTGTCACTGCACCACTCTCACGAGATGAGCGACAAGGTGAGGTCCCCACTGCAACAGTGGCTCTATATAGCCAAGGGCTTAGGTTTTGTGTGAACATGGGTGAAGAAAAACATTGTTATTAATTATTACCCAAAGTGCTAACCCTTCTGATGCCCGTCATTAATAATTGGTGGAGATATTTCACTGATCTATGGACAAAGATAGGGACATGTCCGCCCCAAAACGACCCCTTTGTTTATAGCTACAGTAGGATCACATCTGCATGGTGCACCGTGTTTTGACTGGAAATATCCGGAAGTGGAGCTCCAGAAATGCAAAGGGAGGGACTGTACTGTAGGATCATCTATTCCGAGCAACTTTGTCTGTTACTGCtcctgtttacatttagtcattttagcagacgctcttatccagagtgacttacagtaagtacagggacattccccccgaggcaagtagggtgaagtgccttgcccaaggacacagtgtcattttgcacggcggggaatcgatccggcaaccttctgattactagcccgactccctctgCATCTGACTCCACTCCTGTTTGTTGTGTTCCTCCAGGATCAGTATTCCGAGAGGTCAAGCATTCCCCAGATCTCCTTCAACGGCAAGTCCTCACCATCCTGATGAAGAAGCCACCAAGAATTAACTATATTAGCAGCATGTATGGATCTAGCATCAAGGATTGTCAATCTATTGACAGATGCTGGCGGTATTCTGGGCCCTGAAAGATGCATTCCAATAGCGTCCTACGTCTGAGGTTTTGAAGCACAGGGAGATATGGGTATGGGTCCATGGAAAATGACCAAAGCAAACTCAGAGATTCTAGAAGTTGACAACGTGAGGTAGAGAAAAATTAAAAGTTCAGTCAGTCATGCAGAGTCATGTTTCAGTACAGGTCTGTGAAGTCATTTACAGTCATATATTTCAGTGAAAGCATGCATGTCGATGTAACAGATTATTTTACGGATAAAAATAGTGGACTAGATGAAGCTAAACCTCAAAGGTGATTCCCTATAGACTCTAAAATCCAGACCTTGTGTATGCCTATTTTAAAACAATGGAGGACCTACATTCTCAGTGATCTAAGGAGCTGAATCTTATTCTTATACAACGTATGACATACCTCAAGTGGCTTTGCATTTTTGTGTGCACGAATGTActgtaaaaaaatgaaaaggaAGATACCTGTCAATCAtgtggtacttaggaatggtttgctgaacccaacgctagtttcctcaaggttcacaatgactcttgcttagactgttgctcttgttggttagtggtagctgatttaaactgttgtattcttctttttttttctagttaatcctatttttattgctttcctacaggtacacctgcacttagagattaatgttgtgtaattttaacttgtttaactacatgctcttatggtttcttccctttagcactattttttggttgttcacaatatgtacttcttgattttgactacccgcaatgctgtgggtctatcttgttgttattatcagtgacctatgcactttgtgaagctctctcttggaagtcgctttggataaaagcgtctgctaaatgaatacatgtaaatgtaaatcatgtGTTCTTCAATTGTAGTTTATGGTCTGTAGTGGGTTTTTATTTGAAAATGTCAACAAAAACTACAATAAACCCACTCACTCCTTAATTTATATATCAGATATGTTCTATCTGCATGTTTGCAGATGTGCAATCCACACAAATGTGGTTACAAATGTAGAGTACACTTCAGAGTCAAACCACTAGATGGAGCCATAGGTCTCTTGTCTAACAAA comes from Hypomesus transpacificus isolate Combined female chromosome 2, fHypTra1, whole genome shotgun sequence and encodes:
- the tmem196b gene encoding transmembrane protein 196 — encoded protein: MCSSRKIIWSLVALSVLEMGLGASSIILGVVGIIRIPKATQLQLGDGSPLWSGICFLVCGLCGVLCAKKRSGLIMILFSACCICGLISGILNVQFVRAAAKRPDALPSLQLACVVLACLGIGGCILFTWLTCRLASSEQQRMFLEREVSLHHSHEMSDKDQYSERSSIPQISFNGKSSPS